Genomic DNA from Leucobacter triazinivorans:
TCGCCTCGTCGAGGGTGATCGCCTGCTCGGGCCAGAGCGTGCCGGGGTACTGCCCGCTCGGGTCCTCGCGGGTGACGAGACCGTGGATGCCCTCCCACGCGTTCGGAGACGGCGACACCGGCCAGTCGGATCCGCCGGCGACGACGGCCCCGGCATCGAGCAGCGCGCGGTTCGGCTGGATGCGGTCGGCGCGATCGCGCGGCAGCACCTCGCGGATCGCCTCGACGATGGGGCCCGGCACCCAGATGAAGGGCGAGATCTCGGCCGACACGCCCAGAGCGGCGAAGCGCGCGATGTCGTCGGGGTGCACGAACTGGCCGTGCGCCACCTGATAGCGCGTGTCCGTGTATCCCTCGTCGCGCAGCTTCTCCACGGCATTCAGCACCGCGTGCACCGAGGCGTCGCCGGTGCAGTGCACCTTCGCCGAGAGCCCGACGTCCGCCACGCGGCGGAGCCAGTCGGCGAGCTCCTCCGGGTCGAGCAGCGTCTCGCCGTGGAAGTGAGCGCCGTGCACCTCGTCGGGCAGGTACGGCTCGAGGAAGGCTCCGGTGCGGGTGGGCGGCACGCCGTCGAGGAAGATCTTCACGAAGTCGGGGCGGTGGTGCTCGGTGCGGTACGGCTCGCCGGCGAACACGAGGTCGTCGCCGATCTCGGCGTAGCCGAAGATGTCGTCGTTGATGAGCATCGACGAGACCACCCAGGCGTCCAGCTCGCCATCGGCGTCGAGCGCCCGCAGCGCCTCGAGGGTCGGCGTCGAGACGGCGGCGTCCTGGAACGCCGTGACGCCGTACGAGTTCAGGATCGCGACCCCGTGCTGCGACGACGCGCGCTGCTGCTCGGCGGTCAGCGCGCCGGCCTCGCGCTGCGCCCGTGCGACCGGGATCCCCGCCGCTTCGAGCAGCACGCCCGTCGCTCGGCCCTCGGTGTCGAGCACCACGCCCGGCTGCCCGGGCTCCACCCCCGCGATCTCCATGGCGCGACTGTTGACCCAGCGATTGTGGTGGGAGTCGTCCGAGAGCATCACCGGGCGCCCGCCCGCGGCTTCGTCGAGCTGCGCGAGCGCCTCCGCCGTGTTGACCTCGCCCAGGCGATCGCTCGCCCAGGGGCCGCCGACCACCCACGCGTCTGCCGGCAGCGCGGCGGCGTGCGCGCGCACGGCGTCGACGATACCGTCGAGGTGCGCGCCGAGCGGCACGCGCAGCTGGAAGAGCTCCTCCTCGCCCGCGATGGCGTGATGATTGTGGGCGTCGACGAGCCCGGGCATGAGGAAGGCCCCGGCGAGGTCGCGCACCCGGGTCTCGGGGCCGGCGAGCGCCCCGACCTCCGACGAGGAGCCGACGGCGACGATGCGGCCGTCCGAGACGGCGATCGCCTCGGCCCACGGCTGCGCAGGATCGACGGTGTAGACGCGGCCGCCGGTGAGGATGAGATCGGGAGAGGTGGTCAACAGTGACTCCGTTCGTAGGTGTGGGGTGTGTGCGGTGGCGGGATCCGCTCGATCAGCCGGGGGAGCAGCAGTCGGCGGATCCGGTGCCGGTCGCGCGGTCCGAGCTGCTCGCGCGGGCGTCCGCGGGCAGATCCATCGCCGGATTCTGATCGAGGAAGCCGTGCGGCTTGAACCAGAATCCCGAGTAGTCGACCGGCATGATCGGCCAGTCCTCGGTGCGCGGGATGTGCGTCGGGCCGAAGGTGTGCCAGAGCACGATGTCCTCGCCGTCGAGTGAGCGATCCTGCTGCGTCCACTCGGGCAGGCCGGCCCCCGGCGCGTGGGCGTTCGGGAAGAAGCCCGCGGGGTACAGCTCGTCGGGCGCGTACTGCGTGCCCCAGAGATGCTTGGTCGCGAAGGCCGCGCGGCCGTGCACCGTCGCCTCGGGCTGCGCGGCGAGCAGCATCTTCCCCTCCGGAATCAGCCGGTACGAGGTGGGCTTGCCCACGTAATTGGTGCGGTGGGCCGAGCGCACCTCCCAGACGCGGCTCGTGAGCCCGTCGGCGATCCGCTGCGCCTCGGCCTCGCTCGTCAGCTGGGTGTCGGACCAGGTGAACGCGTTGCCGTGGGGGTTGTCCGGGCCCGTGGGGATCCGCACCGCCTCGACCTCGTGGAGCGTGTTGTCCTCCCCGTCGATCGCCACGTCGAGGCGGGCGCAGAAGAGGTGCTGGTGGATCGGCGTGAAGATGCCCGGCGCGATCTCGGGGGCGTGCGGATTGTCGGATCCGGGGATCCCTGCGCCCGCGAACACGATTCCGGTGGCCTTCGCCTCGACCTGGATCGAGCCGTCCAGATAGAAGTACCAGAAGAAGCCGTAGTCGTAGTTGCCGATCGTCGAGAAGGTGCTCACGACCAGGCGCCGGCTGCGTCGGGTCTCGGCCCGGCCCTCGAGGTCGGTGTGCTTCCAGAGGATCCCGTAGTCCTCCTCGTGCATGCAGATGGCCTGCGGGATCTTCACCGGATTGCCGTGGTCGTCCGGCACGAAGGCGTCGAAGTAGTGGATCACGCCGAGGCAGTCGCAGCCGAGGGCGAGAGAGTTCGCGTTCTTGCCGAGCAGGTACTCGCCGGCGTCGAAGTAGCTGATCCAGTAGCGGCTCACCGAGGTGTCGCCGTAGGGCACCACCATCTCCGGGACGCTCGCGCGGGTCGCCACCGAGCGCTCCTCGTCTCCGTCGCGGAAGGCGATCTGGTTGAGCACCAGCCCCTCCTGCTGGGTGAAGCCGACGCGGAAGCTCCAGTTCTCCCAGCGCACGAGCGCGCCGTCGACGGAGAACGAGGGCCCCTCGGGCTGGGTGATCTCGATGGGCGTGAGGCTCGTGCGGGCGGGGCCCTGCGCGTCGAGCCCGTAGTTGCCGTGCTGCTCGGGCACGGGCACGTCGCCCTCGTCGTCGATGCGGATCACCCGGCGCTCGGTGAGATCCACGTGCACCACGAGCCCCTCGATCGGGTGCGCCCACGGACTGTCGTGCTCGTCGAAGCGAAGATAGGTGTGCGAGCGCACGATGCGCCTGCCCACCTCGTCCTCGCGGCCGAAGAACCCTGGTGCGAGCGGGGAGCAGAAGGCGAGCTCCATGTGCGTCTCAAGGCCCCGGCGGCGCATCGCGGCCCGCCACTCCGGCGAGGCCTTGACGATGTCGGCGGCGTCGGCGTACTCCTCGAAGAGGTACTGCGGCTGGCCGTAGGGCTCTTCCGCGTTGGGCAGCACGCGGAACGCGTCGATCTCCCCGCGGGTCACTGCGACGATCGCCTCGGAGGCGATACCCGTGCTGCGATCGAGCAGGGTCACGCGGATGCGGCGGTCCAGCGCATCGCCCGGCCGCCAGGCCGCGAGATCCGTCTTGGCGGGATCGACGGGCAGCATGCGCGGTACGCGCGTGTGCTCGGTGAGGCGTCCGGCATCGGCGAGAATGCGACGAGCCTCGGCGATCTCGTCCCCGGTGAGGGGATCGAGCGGGTGCACGGCGGCGGTGGGCGTGGTGACCCGCTTCCCGTGCGTGTGGGTGCTATCGGGCGTGTGCGACATTGGACGACCTCGAGTTCGGCTGCGCGGCAGACATCTTCCATCCTCAGTATCGCAAGTGTCGGCGCTGCGGTGTTGACTGTGGGCGAAAACCGATGCGCTGGGAGCGTAGAGGTGGTCGTGTCGCGCCCGGCTAGGGGAGAGGATGAGTGCCAGGAGGCCGGAGCGGCCGCGGCCCGGAGCATCGGGCATCGATCAGAGAGGATCCTCATGGCACCCCAGAACAGCGAGAACGAGGGACGCGTCGTCGTCATCACCGGCGGCGGCACCGGCATCGGCGCGGCGATCGCCGAGCGCTACGCGAGCGAGGGCGCGCACGTGGTCGTCGTCGGCCGCCGGCAGGGCCCGATCGCGGAGGTCGCGGCCCGCATCGGCGGCACCGCGGTCGTGGCCGACGCCTCCGACGGGGCTTCGTCGCGGGCCGCCGTGGCGCAGGTGGTCGAGAAGTTCGGGCGCCTCGATGTGCTGGTCGCGAACGCGGGCGGGCACGGGTTCTCGCCCGTCGGAGAGACGAGCGACGACGATTGGGCGTCGTCGATCACGGTCAACCTCTCGACGGCGTTCGTGATGGCGCGCGAGGCGCTCCCGGCGCTCCTCGAGACGGGGGAGCGCCACGGCGGCGCCCAGATCGTGATCGTCTCATCGCTCGCGGGGCTCTTCGCCGGGCCCTCAGTCGCCGGCTACACGGTGGGCAAGCACGCGCTCATCGGCCTCACGCGCAGCCTTGCACGCGACTACAGCCGGCGCGGGGTGCGGGTCAACGCCGTCTGCCCGGGATGGGTGCGCACGCCCATGGCCGATTCCGAGATGGACGAGTTCGCCGAGCACGCGCCCGAGATCGCCGATCGCGAGGCGGGGTACGCGGCGGTGACGCGCGATGTGCCCCTGGGGCGCCCGGCCGAGCCGGCCGAGATCGCATCGATCGTGCGGTTCCTCGGCTCGCCGCAGTCGTCGTACATGACGGGCGCCGTGCTCGTTGCCGACGGTGGTGCGCACGTCGTCGATCTGCCCACGGTCGCGTTCGAGCACGCCGGCATGTGAGGCGGCGCCCGGCCCCGCCGATCGAGCGGAGCGGAGCGGAGTCGAAATCTCCCGGCCCGGGTGGGCTGGGAGATTTCGACTTGCTCTGCTCGCTCAACCGGCGGAGCGGATCAGATCACCCGCCGAGGTAGGCCTGCCGCAGCATCGCCTCGTCGTCGCGGAGCGCGGCGGCCGGCGCCTGCGCGTGGCTGACGCGGCCGCTCGAGACGACCATCGCGTCGTTCGCGATGCCGAGGGCGAGGTGGGTGAACTGCTCCACGAGCAGCACGCCCACCCCCGACTCGGCGAACTGCTGGATCAGCGGCAGCAGCCGCATGAACACGACGGGGGCGAGCCCCAGCGACATCTCGTCGATGAGCAGGAAGCGCGGTCGCGACGCGAACGCTCGTGCCAGCACCACCATCTGCTGCTCGCCGCCCGAGAGCAGCACCGCCTGCGAGTCGATGCGCTTCTGCAGCTCGGGGAACGAGGCCAGCACCTCCTGCACCGCGGCGTCGGTCTTCGCCGTGAGCAGCAGGTTCTCGCGCACCGTCAGCGACGGGAAGATGGCCCGCCCCTGTTCGATGTGCGCGATCCCCGCGCGAGAGCGCTGCACCCGCTTCCACTTGGCGATCGATTCGCCGTCGATGGCGATATCGCCGCCCGAGTGCCCGATGACCCCGGAGATCGATTCGAGCAGGCTGGTCTTGCCCGCGCCGTTCGGCCCGACGAGCGCCAGGATCTCGCCCTGGCGCAGCGTGAGGTCGACGTCCGAGACCACGGGGCCGGCCCCGCGGCTCACGGTGACGCCGCTCAGGTGCAGTTCGCTCATTGCGTCATCTCCGCATCTCCCATGTAGGCCGCGATCACGGCCGGGTCGTCGAGAACCTCTGTGCTCGGTCCCTGGGCGAGCACTCTGCCGAAGTCGAGCACGGTGAGCTCGGTGCAGACGGAGCGTACGAGATCGAGATCGTGCTCGATCAGCACGATCGCGGTGTCGAAGCGCGACGGGATCCGGGTGAGCCGGTGCCCGAACTGCAGGTGCTCCTCGTGCGAGAGACCGGCCGCGGGCTCGTCGAGGATCAGCACGCGCGGACCCGACAGCACGGCCGCCGCGACCTCGATGAGGCGTCGCGTGCCGACATCGACGCTCGCCAGCTGAGCCTCGGGGGGCGGGCAGCCGAGGAACGCCAGCGCATCGGCGAGCTCGTCGTGGTCGAGCCGCTTGCGCGCCACGAAGCGCACGTAGGCCTCGACCGTCAGCTGCGGCGGCACCCGATCCTGCTGGAACGTGCGCCGCAGCCCCTTGCGCGCCCGGGCCACGGGGGAGAGGCGGGTGATGTCCTCACCGTCGAGCAGCACGGTTCCGGTGTGCTGCGGCAGGAAGCCGCTGACCGCGTCGACGAAGGTCGACTTGCCGGCGCCGTTCGGTCCGATGAGTCCCATGATGCTGCGCGGCTTGACCTCGAGAGACACGTCGTCGTTGGCCTTGAGCGCGCCGAACTGCACGCCGAGATCGCGCACCTCGAGCACGGGCGCCGCATCGGCGGGCACCGGCTCGGCGGCTTCCGGCACCGCGAAGACGTCGAGCACGCTCGTGCCCACGTCGTCGGGCTGAGCCTCCGCCGCTGCGGCGGCCCGCTTCCCGGCCCGTTTGCGGAACCCGCCGCGGATCGCCTCTCCGAGGTTCGACCCGCTCGTGAGCGCCTGGATGCCGAGCAGGCCGAAGATGACGAATCCCCAGTCCTGCGGCACGCCCCAGCGCTTGAGCAGCTCGGGCACGAGCACCCAGAGCACGCCGCCGAAGACGGCCATGTCGATGAGGTAGGCGCCGCTCATCACCGCGAGGATGTAGAGCGCGAGCGACATGATCGGCGTGAAGCTCGAGGCGTAGGGGATGCCCACCTGGCCGGCCAGCAGGCCGCCGGCGACGCCGCCGAGGGCGGCGCTGACCGCGAATGCGGACAGCTTCGCGGAGCGCACGCTCTGGCCGACGGCCGCCGTGCCGCGCTCGGAGAACGACACCGCCTTCCAGCTGCTCCCGACCCTGCTGCGCTGCAGCAGGAAGACCAGGTATGCGCACACGATGAGCACGATCATCGCGAAGAAGAAGTACTCCCGATCGCTCGAGAAGAGGCCGGGCCGCTCCACGGAGAGCCCCTCGGTCTGGCCGGGGAACTGGGTCTGCACCAGCAGCACGTCGAACGCTGCGGCGGCGCCCAGCGTGACCACCGCGAGGTTGACGCCTCGCAGGCGCAGCGCGGGGAGGCCGAGGAGCACGCCGGCGAGGGCCGCGACGGCGGCGCCGGCGATCAGCCACACGACGAAGCCTCCGGGGGCCTCGTTCTGGTTCAGGAAGGTGACCACCCAGGCGCCGATGGCGCCGAAGGTGAGCTGGCACAGTGCGATGATGCCCGCGGATCCCGTCACCACCCCGAGACCGAGGATCGAGATCGTGGCG
This window encodes:
- a CDS encoding amidohydrolase, with protein sequence MTTSPDLILTGGRVYTVDPAQPWAEAIAVSDGRIVAVGSSSEVGALAGPETRVRDLAGAFLMPGLVDAHNHHAIAGEEELFQLRVPLGAHLDGIVDAVRAHAAALPADAWVVGGPWASDRLGEVNTAEALAQLDEAAGGRPVMLSDDSHHNRWVNSRAMEIAGVEPGQPGVVLDTEGRATGVLLEAAGIPVARAQREAGALTAEQQRASSQHGVAILNSYGVTAFQDAAVSTPTLEALRALDADGELDAWVVSSMLINDDIFGYAEIGDDLVFAGEPYRTEHHRPDFVKIFLDGVPPTRTGAFLEPYLPDEVHGAHFHGETLLDPEELADWLRRVADVGLSAKVHCTGDASVHAVLNAVEKLRDEGYTDTRYQVAHGQFVHPDDIARFAALGVSAEISPFIWVPGPIVEAIREVLPRDRADRIQPNRALLDAGAVVAGGSDWPVSPSPNAWEGIHGLVTREDPSGQYPGTLWPEQAITLDEAIAAFTIGGATAMGLEHETGSLEPGKSADFVLLDRDPFAHPANELVQTTVSETWFAGRRVFARD
- a CDS encoding primary-amine oxidase, with the translated sequence MSHTPDSTHTHGKRVTTPTAAVHPLDPLTGDEIAEARRILADAGRLTEHTRVPRMLPVDPAKTDLAAWRPGDALDRRIRVTLLDRSTGIASEAIVAVTRGEIDAFRVLPNAEEPYGQPQYLFEEYADAADIVKASPEWRAAMRRRGLETHMELAFCSPLAPGFFGREDEVGRRIVRSHTYLRFDEHDSPWAHPIEGLVVHVDLTERRVIRIDDEGDVPVPEQHGNYGLDAQGPARTSLTPIEITQPEGPSFSVDGALVRWENWSFRVGFTQQEGLVLNQIAFRDGDEERSVATRASVPEMVVPYGDTSVSRYWISYFDAGEYLLGKNANSLALGCDCLGVIHYFDAFVPDDHGNPVKIPQAICMHEEDYGILWKHTDLEGRAETRRSRRLVVSTFSTIGNYDYGFFWYFYLDGSIQVEAKATGIVFAGAGIPGSDNPHAPEIAPGIFTPIHQHLFCARLDVAIDGEDNTLHEVEAVRIPTGPDNPHGNAFTWSDTQLTSEAEAQRIADGLTSRVWEVRSAHRTNYVGKPTSYRLIPEGKMLLAAQPEATVHGRAAFATKHLWGTQYAPDELYPAGFFPNAHAPGAGLPEWTQQDRSLDGEDIVLWHTFGPTHIPRTEDWPIMPVDYSGFWFKPHGFLDQNPAMDLPADARASSSDRATGTGSADCCSPG
- a CDS encoding SDR family NAD(P)-dependent oxidoreductase, translating into MAPQNSENEGRVVVITGGGTGIGAAIAERYASEGAHVVVVGRRQGPIAEVAARIGGTAVVADASDGASSRAAVAQVVEKFGRLDVLVANAGGHGFSPVGETSDDDWASSITVNLSTAFVMAREALPALLETGERHGGAQIVIVSSLAGLFAGPSVAGYTVGKHALIGLTRSLARDYSRRGVRVNAVCPGWVRTPMADSEMDEFAEHAPEIADREAGYAAVTRDVPLGRPAEPAEIASIVRFLGSPQSSYMTGAVLVADGGAHVVDLPTVAFEHAGM
- a CDS encoding ABC transporter ATP-binding protein, whose amino-acid sequence is MSELHLSGVTVSRGAGPVVSDVDLTLRQGEILALVGPNGAGKTSLLESISGVIGHSGGDIAIDGESIAKWKRVQRSRAGIAHIEQGRAIFPSLTVRENLLLTAKTDAAVQEVLASFPELQKRIDSQAVLLSGGEQQMVVLARAFASRPRFLLIDEMSLGLAPVVFMRLLPLIQQFAESGVGVLLVEQFTHLALGIANDAMVVSSGRVSHAQAPAAALRDDEAMLRQAYLGG
- a CDS encoding ATP-binding cassette domain-containing protein, producing MLLANRRMRAVLPVAVAVVSLGVAWALSVGLSGYTVYLAISMVTATISILGLGVVTGSAGIIALCQLTFGAIGAWVVTFLNQNEAPGGFVVWLIAGAAVAALAGVLLGLPALRLRGVNLAVVTLGAAAAFDVLLVQTQFPGQTEGLSVERPGLFSSDREYFFFAMIVLIVCAYLVFLLQRSRVGSSWKAVSFSERGTAAVGQSVRSAKLSAFAVSAALGGVAGGLLAGQVGIPYASSFTPIMSLALYILAVMSGAYLIDMAVFGGVLWVLVPELLKRWGVPQDWGFVIFGLLGIQALTSGSNLGEAIRGGFRKRAGKRAAAAAEAQPDDVGTSVLDVFAVPEAAEPVPADAAPVLEVRDLGVQFGALKANDDVSLEVKPRSIMGLIGPNGAGKSTFVDAVSGFLPQHTGTVLLDGEDITRLSPVARARKGLRRTFQQDRVPPQLTVEAYVRFVARKRLDHDELADALAFLGCPPPEAQLASVDVGTRRLIEVAAAVLSGPRVLILDEPAAGLSHEEHLQFGHRLTRIPSRFDTAIVLIEHDLDLVRSVCTELTVLDFGRVLAQGPSTEVLDDPAVIAAYMGDAEMTQ